The Natronoglycomyces albus genome has a segment encoding these proteins:
- a CDS encoding rhodanese-like domain-containing protein yields MTATVDTATAEELIENRARIIDVRSPGEFTAKRIPGSHNVPLDLLQREKANLAASHDDTVVLTCAAGPRSHQAREILVAHGWRNVVVLDGGLHAWASAGNPVEESKGGTWDLERQVRFTAGLIVLLFVLGSLAFEPLKWGAAFIGAGLVFAAISNFCGMGILLSKAPWNRPRANAEAPSLEPLTKSA; encoded by the coding sequence ATGACTGCCACAGTCGACACGGCCACCGCTGAAGAACTGATCGAAAACCGCGCCCGCATCATCGATGTGCGTTCGCCCGGCGAGTTCACCGCCAAGCGCATCCCCGGCTCGCATAACGTCCCGCTCGATCTTTTGCAAAGGGAAAAGGCCAACCTGGCCGCTTCCCATGACGACACCGTAGTCCTGACGTGCGCCGCTGGGCCCCGCTCTCACCAGGCTCGCGAGATCCTGGTGGCACATGGCTGGCGCAATGTCGTGGTCCTCGATGGTGGCCTCCACGCCTGGGCTTCGGCCGGGAATCCAGTCGAAGAGTCGAAGGGTGGCACCTGGGACCTCGAACGCCAAGTCCGATTCACCGCTGGCCTTATCGTCTTGCTCTTCGTGTTGGGAAGCCTGGCGTTCGAACCGTTGAAGTGGGGCGCTGCCTTTATCGGGGCGGGCCTGGTCTTTGCGGCCATCAGCAACTTCTGCGGTATGGGCATCCTGCTGTCTAAAGCTCCCTGGAATCGACCGCGAGCCAACGCGGAGGCTCCGTCTTTGGAACCACTGACCAAAAGCGCCTAG
- a CDS encoding TatD family hydrolase codes for MSKAKKPRTITPPPPLPAPIVDSHTHLDLVVPGWPPRHEDIPAPNNPAITGFLDAAESVGVKGAVQVGTGVASSQWAAELAELDSRVVAAAALHPNEAPLSSDLASDLAAIDKLASLSRVVAIGETGMDFYRTEPQGRAQQEESFRAHIEIAKSRDKTLVIHDRDAHEDVLRVLDEMGAPERVVMHCFSGDADFARECGRRGFYMSFAGNVTFKNAAMLRQAVAAAPRELILVETDAPFMAPVPVRGVSNTPQLVAYTAMFLAEQLDIGLAAWCEQLDSNIRGAFGTWV; via the coding sequence ATGTCCAAAGCCAAGAAGCCGCGCACGATTACTCCACCTCCGCCTCTACCGGCGCCGATTGTCGACAGCCATACTCACCTCGACCTGGTGGTGCCCGGGTGGCCGCCGCGCCACGAGGACATTCCGGCGCCGAATAATCCGGCTATCACGGGTTTCCTCGACGCCGCTGAGTCGGTGGGTGTGAAGGGGGCCGTGCAGGTGGGTACGGGGGTTGCTTCCTCCCAGTGGGCTGCTGAACTGGCCGAGCTCGATTCGCGGGTGGTCGCGGCGGCCGCGTTGCACCCCAATGAGGCTCCCTTGAGTTCGGACCTTGCCTCAGACTTGGCGGCGATCGATAAGCTCGCCTCGCTTTCTCGGGTGGTTGCCATCGGGGAGACCGGTATGGACTTCTATCGCACTGAGCCGCAGGGCCGGGCCCAACAAGAGGAGTCGTTCCGCGCCCATATTGAGATCGCGAAGAGTCGCGACAAGACCTTGGTGATTCACGATCGTGACGCGCACGAGGATGTTTTGCGGGTACTCGATGAGATGGGGGCTCCGGAGCGGGTCGTCATGCACTGCTTTTCGGGCGATGCGGATTTCGCGCGCGAATGTGGTCGGCGTGGTTTTTACATGTCGTTCGCGGGGAATGTGACGTTCAAGAACGCGGCGATGCTGCGTCAGGCTGTCGCTGCCGCGCCGCGTGAATTGATCCTGGTGGAGACTGATGCGCCGTTTATGGCCCCGGTGCCGGTGCGTGGGGTCAGTAATACGCCGCAGTTGGTCGCATATACGGCCATGTTCTTGGCCGAGCAGCTAGACATTGGCCTGGCTGCCTGGTGTGAGCAGCTGGATAGCAATATCAGGGGCGCGTTTGGTACGTGGGTTTAG